One window from the genome of Planctomycetia bacterium encodes:
- a CDS encoding serpin family protein — protein MKHYRIMFLLLIGAITLSALSLLKTTAEPPPIQSTLHELRKFAEQNNDFGIELYHRLRTQPGNVFFSPYSISTALAMVSTGARNQTEAQMLKCLHLGTDQKLNTTLHRDLMTSMLHQPKGYEIRIANALWGQNAHPFKADFVTGLQHSFRAEGRTLDFAGEAEQSRTIINQWVEAQTNQRIKNLLPSGSITGLTRLVLTNAIYFKGTWQTPFSKSATRPGDFFITSDDKVKAEMMARTASMRYAENDLFQALELPYAGDRLSMVILLPRKRNNLGEAESQLSSGMVSQLVQKMTSPKVILSLPRIKTTYEKPLKTTLVSMGMTDAFEAGIADFSGIDSTRELYISEVYHKAFCEINEEGTEAAAATAVAMVEYSTPSKQPPPVEFKADHPYLYLIRDRQTGSILFMGRVVDPRQ, from the coding sequence ATGAAACACTACCGAATTATGTTCCTGCTCCTTATCGGAGCAATCACCCTGAGTGCATTATCACTGTTGAAAACCACTGCTGAACCTCCCCCCATACAATCCACACTCCATGAATTGAGAAAGTTCGCTGAACAGAACAACGATTTCGGGATCGAACTGTACCACCGTTTACGCACTCAGCCAGGCAACGTCTTCTTCTCACCCTACAGCATTTCCACTGCATTAGCGATGGTCTCCACTGGCGCAAGAAATCAAACCGAGGCTCAGATGCTCAAATGCCTGCATCTCGGCACAGATCAAAAGTTGAATACCACCCTGCATCGCGATTTGATGACTTCCATGCTGCATCAGCCCAAAGGCTACGAAATTCGCATTGCCAATGCACTGTGGGGACAGAATGCACATCCCTTCAAAGCGGATTTTGTCACCGGGCTGCAACATTCCTTCCGTGCCGAAGGGCGTACGCTCGACTTTGCAGGTGAAGCCGAGCAGAGCAGAACGATCATCAATCAATGGGTAGAAGCACAGACCAACCAGAGGATTAAGAACCTCCTGCCTTCAGGCAGCATCACTGGCCTGACTCGCCTGGTGTTGACCAACGCCATTTACTTCAAAGGAACCTGGCAAACGCCATTCAGTAAGAGTGCAACACGCCCTGGGGATTTCTTCATCACGAGTGATGACAAAGTGAAGGCAGAGATGATGGCTAGGACCGCATCCATGCGTTATGCAGAAAACGATCTTTTCCAGGCATTGGAGCTTCCTTATGCCGGTGATCGTCTCTCGATGGTGATCTTGCTGCCGCGAAAACGAAATAACCTGGGCGAAGCGGAATCACAACTAAGCTCAGGCATGGTCAGCCAACTGGTGCAGAAGATGACCTCACCGAAAGTAATCTTGAGCTTGCCTCGAATTAAAACAACTTACGAAAAGCCATTAAAAACGACTTTGGTGAGCATGGGTATGACCGATGCCTTTGAAGCAGGCATAGCGGACTTTTCCGGAATAGATAGCACCCGCGAGCTTTATATTTCCGAAGTCTATCACAAGGCATTTTGTGAAATCAACGAAGAAGGCACGGAAGCAGCAGCAGCAACTGCAGTAGCAATGGTAGAGTATTCAACACCCAGCAAACAACCACCACCTGTTGAGTTCAAAGCAGATCACCCATATCTTTACTTGATCCGCGACAGGCAGACTGGCAGCATACTCTTCATGGGACGCGTTGTCGACCCAAGGCAATAA
- a CDS encoding DMT family transporter, which yields MDADLLPYAGKLAALAASIIWSCSISLYKAHGHGVPAQVLNLNKLLVALIGFSLIVGTLNFLAWQGMLQGSYAFPKSWEKTGWLMASGVIGLTLGDTFFFASIRYLGAALTAALQCLTPPLNALIDWIYLGKSMNNLQVLGMVVIVVAVAGVILAAAPQKSGEKVTRRWLYGLGTSIASAICTAGSYALTGEMLKNESIFPCVLLRVIPAFLVLALITGTSTTGRQGMVMLWSQPRKLGYLILAAFLGTIIGISLQAYAFQLVDTGIVSTLSTTYPIFVIPVAAYFLKEHPTPMQIVWTFLAIIGIALLTLPASVWSGWLT from the coding sequence ATGGATGCTGACCTGCTTCCCTATGCTGGAAAACTGGCAGCACTCGCTGCCAGTATTATCTGGTCGTGTTCCATTTCGCTCTACAAGGCACATGGGCACGGCGTGCCTGCTCAGGTTCTGAACCTCAACAAACTGCTCGTAGCCCTCATCGGGTTTAGTCTGATTGTTGGCACACTCAACTTCCTGGCCTGGCAGGGAATGCTCCAGGGTTCCTATGCATTCCCCAAATCCTGGGAAAAAACAGGCTGGCTGATGGCATCCGGCGTCATTGGACTGACACTCGGAGATACCTTTTTCTTCGCTTCGATTCGCTATCTTGGTGCTGCACTCACTGCAGCGTTGCAGTGTCTCACTCCACCCCTCAATGCCCTGATTGACTGGATTTATCTCGGCAAGTCCATGAACAATCTGCAGGTGCTCGGCATGGTCGTCATAGTGGTGGCAGTCGCAGGTGTGATCCTGGCTGCAGCGCCACAGAAATCGGGCGAAAAGGTTACCAGGCGATGGCTCTATGGCCTGGGGACTTCCATTGCCTCGGCAATCTGTACGGCTGGATCGTATGCCTTAACTGGAGAGATGCTGAAAAACGAGAGCATTTTTCCTTGCGTGTTATTAAGAGTAATCCCGGCGTTTCTGGTGTTGGCTTTGATCACTGGCACTTCCACAACCGGTCGGCAGGGGATGGTCATGCTCTGGAGCCAACCGCGAAAACTGGGCTACCTGATCCTGGCTGCATTCCTCGGAACCATCATAGGCATTTCCTTGCAGGCTTACGCATTTCAACTGGTGGATACGGGCATCGTCAGCACGCTCAGCACCACTTACCCCATTTTTGTGATTCCTGTGGCAGCATATTTTCTGAAGGAACACCCTACGCCTATGCAAATTGTCTGGACCTTCCTTGCCATTATCGGCATCGCCTTGCTCACTTTGCCCGCTTCTGTCTGGAGTGGCTGGCTAACGTAA
- a CDS encoding DUF3634 family protein has protein sequence MLRTSFSILICLGFGSTTLAGYGHNWTWKKSPDSTKLKKCVQEMKFILQASPVRLASVDGTGEPTVLESVITFNMKGEEDDIGEPFVFPGRTGFNFCKTNGKDYDAVVTACLLVVLDHFSSDEVAISSDGKMNEEDWGEGIKLYKKVLGRQPKLGKGSAVSEVLRKINLTPSWDISRLWIVFGLLGIGGLVAWYIFNPRPDFTILFQQDGNAYVKGSFPEAYVQAVRTFFKQDMPMKRNVMVKGWNEADGRMRLSIAGSVSDREQQRIRNFFAMLRKK, from the coding sequence ATGTTGCGTACATCTTTCTCCATCTTGATCTGTCTCGGCTTCGGTTCAACCACGTTGGCAGGCTACGGCCATAACTGGACATGGAAGAAATCGCCTGACTCGACAAAGCTCAAGAAATGTGTTCAGGAAATGAAATTCATTCTGCAAGCCAGTCCGGTTCGATTGGCATCTGTAGACGGCACCGGTGAACCTACCGTGCTGGAATCTGTCATCACCTTCAACATGAAAGGTGAAGAAGATGACATTGGTGAACCTTTTGTATTTCCAGGCCGCACGGGGTTTAACTTCTGCAAAACCAATGGCAAAGATTACGACGCTGTCGTAACCGCCTGCTTGCTGGTGGTGCTCGATCATTTCAGCAGTGACGAAGTCGCCATCAGCAGTGATGGCAAAATGAATGAGGAAGATTGGGGGGAAGGCATCAAGCTTTACAAGAAGGTGTTGGGCAGGCAGCCCAAGCTCGGGAAAGGCTCGGCAGTTTCAGAAGTATTGCGCAAGATCAATCTCACGCCTTCGTGGGATATCAGCAGGCTCTGGATTGTCTTTGGCTTGCTGGGTATCGGCGGCCTGGTCGCATGGTATATTTTCAATCCTCGTCCCGACTTCACGATTCTCTTTCAGCAGGATGGCAACGCCTATGTAAAAGGCAGTTTTCCTGAAGCCTATGTACAAGCTGTTCGTACCTTTTTCAAGCAGGACATGCCCATGAAACGCAACGTCATGGTGAAAGGTTGGAATGAAGCCGATGGCAGAATGCGTCTGAGCATTGCAGGCTCCGTTTCTGATCGCGAACAGCAACGCATCCGAAACTTCTTCGCCATGCTGAGAAAGAAATAG
- a CDS encoding transposase yields the protein MQPLILALLAMTWLTQHTVEERFQVACSFVIACRPKRSRPGRTVPGFLKALHRLPVRVFHLLSRCIRDRLLERGLLQRIAGFFPVGVDGSRLSCPRTQELEERLPAVSTSSAPQVWITALVHLLSGVPWWWKVGKGNASERSQLQAMLTCLPGNSLIVADAGFVSYALYLRIILCGHHMVVRMKSSVQLFTQSRVPMTRYQQGRVLWCPDVSRFRDHPPIPARLVRITGKQGGGDVWLLTTVLDRHVLSRKQIGKLYRLRWENECFFRSYKRTLGKVKLWGRTIKTVHREVEASLLAVQLLLAQVLRSGLPAQMVPSLSRALQVIREDLHLYASHYRRRTGYEKRLRSAFRDRRTRHAAKIRKPWPRKKTYHPPKPPQLLTPLVDIKHLLYPRNTAA from the coding sequence ATGCAACCCTTAATCCTGGCGCTGCTGGCCATGACCTGGCTGACACAGCACACGGTGGAAGAGCGATTCCAGGTCGCCTGTTCTTTCGTCATTGCCTGCCGTCCCAAGCGCTCTCGTCCCGGTCGTACCGTGCCTGGTTTTCTCAAGGCCTTGCATCGTCTGCCAGTACGTGTGTTTCACCTTCTGAGCCGCTGCATTCGTGATCGCCTGTTGGAGCGAGGTTTGTTGCAGCGTATCGCGGGATTCTTTCCGGTAGGAGTCGATGGCAGCCGCCTGAGCTGCCCACGCACCCAGGAACTGGAGGAACGCTTGCCCGCCGTCAGCACTTCGTCGGCGCCGCAGGTGTGGATCACCGCTCTGGTGCATCTGCTCTCGGGCGTGCCATGGTGGTGGAAGGTGGGAAAAGGAAATGCCAGCGAACGATCCCAGTTACAGGCGATGCTGACTTGTCTGCCTGGGAACTCCTTGATTGTAGCCGATGCCGGCTTCGTCAGTTATGCCCTGTATTTAAGGATTATTCTGTGCGGCCATCACATGGTGGTGCGGATGAAATCGAGCGTGCAACTGTTCACGCAGTCGCGCGTGCCGATGACACGTTATCAACAAGGCCGGGTGTTGTGGTGCCCCGATGTGAGCCGGTTTCGGGATCATCCGCCGATCCCGGCCCGACTGGTACGCATCACCGGCAAACAGGGCGGCGGGGATGTCTGGCTGCTGACCACGGTGCTGGATCGACACGTCCTCTCTCGGAAGCAGATCGGCAAACTCTATCGACTACGTTGGGAGAACGAGTGCTTCTTCCGTTCCTACAAGCGAACCTTGGGCAAAGTGAAGCTGTGGGGGCGTACGATCAAGACCGTCCATCGAGAAGTGGAAGCCTCGCTCTTGGCGGTACAACTGCTGCTGGCGCAAGTGCTGCGCAGCGGACTACCAGCCCAGATGGTGCCCAGCCTGTCTCGAGCGCTCCAGGTCATTCGAGAAGATCTTCATCTCTATGCCAGTCACTATCGTCGACGCACCGGGTATGAAAAACGACTGCGATCAGCATTCCGTGACCGCCGCACTCGCCATGCTGCCAAAATACGCAAACCCTGGCCCAGGAAAAAGACTTACCACCCTCCCAAACCTCCTCAACTCCTCACGCCCCTGGTCGATATCAAACACTTGCTTTACCCAAGGAATACCGCTGCGTAG
- a CDS encoding dienelactone hydrolase family protein: MAALETWLQLPSRQQDLQQQAFATQPLSKSQAEQTRRLLIAEDARQTKAHHEEEWKKKQITLGELNMKFDYTVFADKPADGRSLFISMHGGGNTSKSINDQQWENQKKLYKPIEGVYLAPRAPNDAWNMWFQPHMDAFFSRLIQDAAVFEEVNVDKVYLMGYSAGGDGVFRMAPRMAHRWAAAAMMAGHPGDVRADNLRNLPFTLHMGENDKAYDRNKQALVWKKLLLDLREQDPHGYTHEVVIQPGMGHWMQRKDAIAIPWMMKFTRNTVPRKIVWVEPLQPSFYWLAQAEFPADKLKAAKMVATVDQQNISIESEHFNGITLRLRDDLINLDQPISIRWNGKLLPEKSIHRTISTQRKTLLEHHDKGLCFDAEVKVQAP; this comes from the coding sequence GTGGCAGCGCTTGAAACCTGGCTGCAACTGCCATCAAGACAGCAGGACCTCCAGCAGCAGGCCTTCGCAACTCAGCCTCTCAGCAAATCGCAAGCTGAACAGACCAGGCGGCTTCTGATTGCAGAGGATGCCAGGCAGACCAAAGCCCATCATGAAGAAGAGTGGAAAAAGAAGCAGATCACGCTGGGCGAATTGAACATGAAGTTCGATTACACCGTCTTTGCCGACAAGCCTGCGGATGGTCGGTCACTCTTCATTTCCATGCATGGAGGTGGCAACACCAGTAAATCGATCAACGATCAGCAATGGGAGAATCAGAAGAAACTTTATAAGCCCATCGAAGGCGTTTACCTTGCACCACGAGCACCCAATGATGCCTGGAACATGTGGTTCCAGCCTCACATGGATGCTTTCTTCTCACGGCTGATTCAGGATGCTGCGGTGTTTGAAGAGGTGAACGTCGACAAAGTTTACTTGATGGGATACTCCGCTGGTGGCGATGGTGTGTTCCGCATGGCGCCACGCATGGCACATCGCTGGGCTGCTGCTGCCATGATGGCTGGACATCCTGGCGATGTTCGGGCAGACAATCTGAGGAATCTGCCGTTCACGTTACATATGGGTGAAAACGACAAAGCATATGATCGCAACAAGCAGGCACTGGTCTGGAAAAAACTGCTTCTTGATCTGCGAGAGCAAGACCCGCACGGGTACACGCATGAAGTGGTGATTCAACCGGGAATGGGTCACTGGATGCAGCGCAAGGATGCTATTGCCATCCCGTGGATGATGAAGTTCACCAGGAATACGGTGCCCCGAAAGATCGTCTGGGTGGAACCGCTGCAACCGAGTTTTTACTGGCTGGCACAGGCAGAGTTTCCTGCAGATAAGCTTAAAGCAGCCAAGATGGTTGCTACGGTAGATCAGCAGAACATCAGCATCGAATCAGAGCACTTTAACGGCATCACCCTGCGTCTGCGAGATGATCTGATCAACCTGGACCAGCCCATTTCCATTCGATGGAACGGGAAGTTGTTGCCTGAGAAATCAATCCATCGAACGATATCAACTCAGAGAAAGACGTTGCTTGAGCATCATGATAAGGGTTTGTGTTTTGATGCGGAAGTAAAGGTACAGGCTCCGTGA
- a CDS encoding iron-sulfur cluster assembly accessory protein — MSAVAESKPQTSVNPPITVTERAAEEVRRIVDEQRAAGVLAPEERVYLRVSVKGGGCSGFQNKLDLDPNYNEKSDELFEVNGVGVVADRKSLLYISGATVDFHNDLNKRGFSVSNPNAKTTCGCGSSFSV; from the coding sequence ATGAGTGCAGTGGCAGAAAGCAAACCGCAAACCAGCGTGAATCCTCCTATTACCGTCACAGAGCGTGCTGCAGAAGAAGTTCGTCGCATTGTCGATGAGCAGCGTGCTGCAGGCGTGCTGGCACCTGAAGAACGCGTTTACCTTCGGGTTTCCGTAAAAGGTGGCGGCTGTTCAGGCTTTCAGAACAAGCTCGACCTTGACCCCAACTACAACGAAAAGTCGGATGAACTGTTTGAAGTGAATGGCGTAGGCGTCGTCGCGGATCGTAAGAGCCTGCTCTATATCAGCGGCGCTACCGTTGATTTCCACAACGATCTGAACAAGCGTGGCTTCAGCGTCAGCAATCCCAATGCCAAGACCACCTGCGGCTGCGGCAGTTCGTTCTCGGTATAA
- a CDS encoding lipoate--protein ligase family protein → MRGECKTPGGKLIAVEYQLQNERMHQIRISGDFFVHPDAQSREVLHRLASAIYDRHNDLTLQQWHHVLESALPWNVELLGTSTRALAVALCRARGDTVEIEQFSQHEEQFNSLEVAEKLTVWPSQSWHLIPEIALPPAMNVALDEVLCQQVASGKRPATLRFWRWTEQAVILGRCQSVLNEVDVEVAREKDIQLVRRMTGGGAMFLQPHGAITYSLYLPEALLKGMSVRQSYQICEAWVIEGLRKLGVDAYHAPLNDIACSMGKIGGAAQARRNSVVLHHTTMAYEMDPGEMVRVLRIGREKLSDKPAIASAAKRVSPLARQTGLPREAIVSSLFEHFRNQFGGTVSSLWPDEMQVAHELVMKKYGNDVWTYEIA, encoded by the coding sequence ATGCGCGGTGAGTGCAAGACGCCTGGCGGAAAACTGATCGCCGTCGAATATCAACTGCAGAACGAGCGGATGCACCAGATTCGCATCAGTGGAGATTTTTTTGTTCACCCCGATGCGCAATCCCGTGAAGTTCTGCACCGCCTTGCATCGGCGATTTACGACAGGCATAATGATCTGACGCTGCAGCAATGGCATCACGTTCTCGAATCCGCCCTGCCCTGGAATGTCGAATTGCTGGGTACTTCCACCCGGGCCCTGGCAGTAGCACTGTGCCGGGCACGAGGCGACACGGTGGAAATCGAGCAGTTTTCTCAGCATGAAGAACAATTCAACAGCCTGGAGGTTGCAGAGAAATTAACGGTGTGGCCTTCGCAAAGCTGGCACCTGATCCCCGAAATAGCCTTGCCGCCGGCCATGAATGTAGCGCTCGATGAAGTGTTGTGCCAGCAGGTTGCATCGGGCAAACGACCTGCCACACTGCGTTTCTGGAGATGGACAGAGCAGGCGGTGATCCTCGGTCGATGCCAGTCGGTGTTGAATGAAGTTGATGTAGAAGTAGCTCGGGAGAAAGACATTCAACTGGTCAGACGGATGACAGGCGGCGGGGCTATGTTTCTTCAGCCTCACGGGGCTATCACCTACTCACTGTATTTGCCTGAAGCACTGCTGAAAGGCATGTCGGTGCGACAATCCTACCAGATATGCGAAGCATGGGTTATTGAGGGATTACGGAAACTGGGCGTCGATGCCTATCACGCACCACTGAATGATATTGCCTGTTCGATGGGGAAGATTGGCGGCGCTGCCCAGGCACGGCGTAACAGTGTTGTGTTGCATCATACCACGATGGCCTATGAAATGGACCCGGGCGAGATGGTGCGGGTGCTGCGCATCGGCAGGGAAAAGCTCTCTGATAAACCCGCCATTGCCAGCGCTGCCAAGCGGGTAAGCCCACTAGCCAGGCAGACGGGGTTGCCACGTGAAGCGATTGTCTCCTCACTTTTTGAACACTTCAGGAATCAGTTCGGGGGTACGGTCAGTTCTTTGTGGCCTGACGAAATGCAGGTTGCTCACGAGTTGGTGATGAAAAAATATGGGAATGATGTCTGGACCTATGAGATTGCTTGA
- the rpe gene encoding ribulose-phosphate 3-epimerase produces MNRPKLAPSIMTADFTRLGEQVQQAIDAGVDRIHLDVMDGHFVPNISFGPLVAQSLRPACSIPLEAHLMISDAEKYLDPFLDAGVDSVILHIEACPQIETLIKRIHDRKKLAGVTLNPATPLAAIEHLVTQVDLVLIMSVQPGFGGQSFLPASLEKIKQARALIDRLNPKCELEVDGGINLQTLQPAFDAGAEVFVVGSAVYNPKASVAENVRQLMEAAHAR; encoded by the coding sequence ATGAATCGTCCCAAGTTAGCCCCGTCGATCATGACCGCTGATTTCACCAGGCTGGGTGAGCAGGTTCAGCAGGCGATTGATGCCGGAGTCGATCGCATTCATCTGGATGTTATGGATGGACACTTTGTCCCGAATATTTCTTTCGGACCGCTCGTAGCTCAATCGCTGCGTCCCGCATGCTCGATTCCGCTGGAAGCGCATCTGATGATCAGTGATGCGGAAAAATATCTCGACCCGTTTCTGGATGCGGGCGTAGACAGCGTTATCCTGCACATTGAAGCATGTCCGCAGATAGAGACTTTGATTAAACGGATACATGATCGAAAGAAACTCGCTGGCGTTACCTTGAATCCTGCCACGCCGTTAGCAGCGATTGAACACTTGGTGACGCAGGTTGATCTGGTATTGATTATGTCAGTACAGCCTGGCTTTGGTGGGCAGTCGTTCCTGCCCGCTTCGCTGGAGAAAATCAAACAGGCACGAGCATTGATTGACCGGCTAAACCCCAAGTGTGAACTGGAAGTGGATGGAGGCATCAACTTGCAGACGTTGCAGCCTGCTTTTGATGCCGGTGCTGAGGTCTTTGTTGTTGGTTCAGCCGTGTATAATCCGAAGGCATCGGTAGCAGAGAATGTGCGGCAACTCATGGAAGCAGCACATGCGCGGTGA
- the gnd gene encoding decarboxylating 6-phosphogluconate dehydrogenase, translated as MQLGMIGLGRMGGNMVRRLLRDKHHCVVFDTQAASVEQLAHEGATPAASLTELVQKLSAPRAVWIMLPAGEITENAIAELQALLLPGDMIIDGGNTNFNDDIRRAKKLSQSGIHYLDVGTSGGIWGLERGYCLMIGGPTEAVKHLDPVFRSLAPGHGNIPATAARKEATSADLGYLHCGPNGAGHFVKMVHNGIEYGLMQAYAEGFELMHAMQKDQLYHFNLAEVAEVWRRGSVVSSWLLDLIARSLAERPNLEGFVGKVPDSGEGRWTVQTAIEHGVPLTGLAHALFNRFESRQDDHFGNKLLSAMRAQFGGHTEQR; from the coding sequence ATGCAACTGGGAATGATTGGCCTGGGCCGCATGGGTGGCAACATGGTTCGCCGCCTGCTGCGTGATAAGCATCACTGCGTGGTGTTTGATACCCAGGCTGCGTCAGTTGAGCAACTGGCTCATGAAGGGGCAACGCCAGCGGCTTCGCTCACAGAACTGGTGCAAAAGCTCAGTGCACCTCGAGCAGTGTGGATCATGCTGCCTGCAGGCGAGATTACTGAAAATGCCATTGCAGAACTCCAGGCACTGTTGCTGCCGGGCGACATGATTATTGATGGTGGCAACACCAACTTCAACGATGATATTCGTCGTGCTAAAAAACTCAGTCAATCAGGAATTCACTATCTCGATGTGGGCACCAGCGGCGGGATCTGGGGGTTGGAGCGGGGATATTGCCTGATGATTGGCGGGCCAACCGAGGCAGTCAAGCATCTCGATCCGGTGTTTCGTTCCCTGGCACCAGGTCACGGAAATATACCAGCAACCGCTGCTCGGAAAGAGGCAACCAGCGCTGATCTGGGCTATCTGCATTGTGGCCCCAACGGCGCGGGGCACTTTGTCAAAATGGTTCACAATGGCATCGAATATGGCTTGATGCAGGCGTATGCCGAAGGTTTTGAATTGATGCACGCCATGCAGAAGGATCAGCTCTACCACTTCAACCTGGCTGAGGTTGCTGAGGTTTGGCGGCGAGGCAGTGTCGTCAGTTCCTGGCTGCTGGATCTCATTGCACGATCGCTGGCCGAACGTCCCAATCTGGAAGGGTTTGTCGGCAAAGTGCCTGATTCGGGTGAAGGCCGATGGACCGTGCAAACAGCGATTGAACATGGCGTGCCGTTGACGGGCCTGGCTCATGCCCTCTTCAATCGCTTTGAATCCAGGCAGGATGATCACTTTGGCAACAAACTGCTTTCTGCCATGCGGGCACAATTTGGTGGACACACTGAACAGCGTTGA
- the tal gene encoding transaldolase: MTTLQSIQKLGQSLWYDNMRRGLIDSGAFGQLISDGITGVTSNPAIFAAAISKSTDYNTAVTQAVAQGIRDPKALYEHLAIDDIRRAADLFKPVYDRSHAHDGYVSLEVSPHLAHDTDGTVAEAVRLHATVGRPNLMIKVPATAAGLPAITRLIAKGISVNVTLLFAVGAYEQVADAYMKGLEQRLAEKKSVASIASVASFFVSRIDTLVDELLSKKTGFDSLKGQIAIANAYEAYASFQKLEMSSRWKQLAAAGAQSQRLLWASTSTKNPAYPKTMYVDALIAQKTVNTIPPETVTALLESPLQQRVRFTEQWDACIKSARTKLEQLDSAGISLTKVTDQLLEEAIKKFAEPFDQLLTNLQQKASANS; the protein is encoded by the coding sequence ATGACAACACTGCAAAGCATTCAGAAGCTGGGGCAAAGTCTCTGGTATGACAATATGCGTCGCGGTCTGATTGATTCAGGAGCGTTCGGGCAATTGATCAGTGATGGCATCACGGGGGTGACTTCGAACCCGGCTATCTTTGCAGCAGCCATCAGTAAGAGCACCGATTATAACACTGCCGTTACTCAGGCAGTGGCACAGGGGATTCGTGATCCGAAGGCGTTGTACGAACATCTGGCGATTGATGACATTCGCAGGGCTGCTGATCTGTTCAAGCCGGTGTATGACCGCAGCCATGCACATGATGGATATGTCAGCCTGGAAGTCTCGCCACACCTGGCACATGATACTGATGGAACGGTGGCGGAAGCAGTCAGGCTGCATGCTACGGTGGGGCGGCCTAACCTGATGATTAAGGTGCCTGCCACTGCTGCGGGGTTACCTGCCATCACTCGGCTGATTGCCAAGGGTATTTCCGTAAATGTCACGTTGCTGTTCGCAGTGGGCGCCTATGAGCAGGTGGCAGATGCATACATGAAGGGATTGGAACAGCGATTGGCTGAAAAAAAGTCTGTAGCGTCTATTGCCAGTGTAGCCAGCTTTTTTGTCAGTCGGATTGATACGCTGGTTGATGAGTTGCTGTCGAAAAAGACAGGTTTTGATTCACTCAAGGGCCAGATTGCCATCGCCAATGCTTACGAAGCGTATGCATCGTTTCAGAAGCTGGAGATGAGCAGTCGGTGGAAACAACTGGCAGCGGCAGGCGCTCAGTCGCAGCGGCTTCTCTGGGCCAGCACCAGCACCAAAAATCCTGCGTACCCCAAGACGATGTACGTTGATGCATTGATCGCTCAGAAGACGGTGAATACCATTCCGCCTGAAACTGTCACAGCGCTGCTCGAATCGCCATTGCAGCAGCGGGTACGCTTTACCGAACAATGGGATGCCTGCATTAAATCAGCACGAACCAAACTGGAGCAACTGGACAGTGCAGGAATATCACTGACGAAAGTGACCGATCAACTGCTGGAAGAAGCGATCAAGAAATTCGCAGAACCGTTCGATCAGTTGCTCACCAATCTTCAGCAGAAGGCTTCTGCCAATTCATAA